From the Argentina anserina chromosome 3, drPotAnse1.1, whole genome shotgun sequence genome, the window TGTTGTGATTATGAGACAGTGGATCGGCTTAACAAGGAAGTTCTGTACCCCTCGCTGCAAGAGCTTGTTAAAACTCCATTTTTTCGGTATTTCAAGGTGAGATAATTTGTTGAATAGGCTACATTTGAATGCTGAAGCTTAAGTAGTAGGAGATGAATCTATTTGGATAAGTGATATTTCAATGCATCTGCGTTTCAATGTTATATGCCGGTGCTGAATTTTGTGATTTGGTTTCCTGATAATAGGTTAAGTTATGGTGTGACTGCCCTTTCTGGCCTGATGATGGTATGTGCCGTCTGAGAGATTGCAGTGTGTGTGAATGTCCAGATAATGAATTCCCTGAATCGTTTAAGAAACCCAATCACGGCCTTCCGTTGGATAATCTTATCTGTCAAGAAGGAAAGCCTGAGGCTGCTGTTGACCGCACACTAGATAGAAAAGGTTTCAGAGGCTGGACAGAAATAGACAATCCCTGGACAAATGACGATGAGACTGACAATGGTGTGTGTCCTTGCTTTTTTCTGATCAACTCAACCTTTCTATTTAGAGTTGACTCTTATGTTTGTAGTTCCATGCCTTTACTGCCAGTTACTTGTATCTCCTTTAAAGAAATTTTGTTTGTCATATGCAAGCATGAATGCTGACACCATACTGTGAATAACACTTTGATGAAAGAAAATAGTTTGTTGAGCCTGCTTAAATTGATAGTGAATTTATTTGCAGCTGAGATGACCTATGTGAATCTTCAACTAAATCCCGAGCGATACACTGGGTACACTGGTCCATCCGCTAGAAGGATATGGGATGCTGTATACGCAGAGAACTGCCCCAAATGTAAGCTTTCTCACTCTATGCATTGCAACATGCCAGTAAATTACTAGTATATATTGCAAGAATATATTGTTCATTTCTCACATCTTCACCAGATCCATCTGAGGAGTTATGCGATGAGGAAAGAATCTTGTACAAGTTGATATCTGGTCTTCATTCATCAATTTCAGTCCACATTGCTTCAGATTATTTACTTGATGAAACTACACAGACGGTACAAATTCTGATTCATCATTCTGTTTTTATACTTCTCTCTTACTTTGAGTACAGTTTGCAGGGTTGAaaagttattttctttatACATGCCCCAAAATTATTTACTTTATATAGCCAGGGAATATCAATGGCTCAGCCCTCTTTGTGACGAGTAGAATTTTGTTAGCATGTTTGACTTCCTACTGTAAAGAGGGCTGCTATAATGAGGGCCACGGACATCATCATCTCAGCATTCCTACTATAATAGATCAGGATTATATACAGCTCCGCCCTAGTCTTAGCGATGAGTTACTTTAACAAAGTGTGATTGTTTTTTCATCATATACCAGTACTATTTTGACAAGACTCGCTTGTGTGCATATTGATGTCATCAAAGATCTAACacatgttttcttttatatttcacTTTCAGTGGGGTCCAAATCTCTCATTGATGTATGATCGGGTCCTAAGATACCCTGATCGTGTCAGAAACATGTACTTCACATATCTCTTCGTTCTTCGAGCTGTAACAAAGGTGAGTCGAAGTCATGTTTTATGCTAATTGAAGGTATATAAAAACTTATACACAGTAATTTTTGTGTATAAGAAATTAGTATTGCTTTATGATATTGCTCATCTTGCTGTATATTAATTGGAGCTTGGTCATATGTATTCAGGCAGCTGATTACTTGGAACATGCTGAATATGATACCGGTAATGTTACTGAAGATCTGAAGACACAATCTCTGACGAGACAGCTACTCTATAATCCCAAATTACAAGCTGCATGCCCAATCCCATTTGATGAAGCTAAATTGTGGAAAGGCCAAAGTGGTCCGGAGCTGAAGCTGAAAATACAGAAACAGTTCAGAAACATTAGGTATTTCTGCTATCTAGTTTTGCTAGTTTATACTCTAGGATTTTTCTATAAGCTTTTGGGGGTGACGTcttataatatattaatataattCTCAAAAGTTAATTCTGAGCTTCAGTCTTAGTTTCCTCCCTCATTTTGGTCATTTCTGCAGATGCTGCTAAACACTGAATTtcattcatattttctttttgttaaaCTTATTTAATAAATTTGGTATTGTCACTGAAGTGCATTGATGGATTGTGTCGGATGTGAGAAATGTCGGCTGTGGGGGAAGCTCCAGGTCCTTGGTCTCGGCACTGCACTTAAAATCCTCTTCTCTGTTGATGGTCAAGCAAACACTCATCACAATGTAAGAAGCATTTCATTTAAATCTATTCACACCTACAAAGTAGTTATCCTAAGAAACAGTCTTTGTGCTGACCTATGATTTATAAGCCATCTACATATGTTTCCTAATGATTTTTCTTATTGGCTCTAAATTTCCCTAGTGATGGACAGCAAGCCATGTAGACATCATTTCCTACTTATATAAAATGCTTTGGCCTCTACAGATTTTCTCATCAATAATAACGGAATGTTTATGTGATCATGCTCCATGGAAATTCTGTCGGATTGACATAATGATGCTAGCTTTCTAACGTGATCACTAGAGGGTTCACCATACTttctatttcaatttattaacTGAAGTCTATCTGTATTGGCCTTCAGCTGCAGTTGCAACGGAATGAAGTGATTGCCTTGATGAACCTGCTCAATCGGCTCTCAGAATCCATCAAGTTTGTTCAGGAAATGGGACCCTCAGCTGAAATAGAAGCGCATGCATCTGCACCCACTTCATTAAATTGCCCATTGCAAAGGATGTGGGCGTCATTGTTTAACAGTCCTGCTCCAAATTGCCCTCTGCAGAGGATGTGGAAATCGATATCTAATATGCCTCCTCCAAGTTGCCCATTGCAGAGGATGTGGAAATCGATATCTAATACGCCTCCTCCAAGTTGCCCATTGCAGAGGATGTGGGCATCAATAAATGGATAATCATCTCTGCAGGTAGGAGGAACAATGAGTGGTGACACCTCAAAATATCACCACATATGAGATTAGACACTAGTTCCCAATTAAGACATAGACGTGTAAGAGTAGAATGAGAAGATACAGGAGTGTACAACACTTCAAATATGTGAACAGTATGACACCTCAAATATGTTAACAGTGTACAACACCTTTTGAGATTTTGAAATGTAACCAGCAATCCAGCTTGAGCTTTTTCCGTTTCATATACTTTATAAGTTTATAACCATTAAATCTGTCATGAGTTTTGCTGAAAATGATGGTCAAAGTAGGTGCCGGAGGAGTTCAATACAAAGGATTTGTAGTAGTCAGATTCAATTTTCTTAATGCGAGATGCATGGTTCAGTGGAATCCGTGAGGCGAAGGTTCTAATGTGATCAAGAAGCCAAGCACCAGCTGAATTTGGTTACACTGGTTTTGGATGTGTACGCAGTTTTTTTGCCTCCTTTTAGTTGGTTTAAACTGAGCCGACAGCGAGCAAGCAGGAAACATTAATCGGAACCCCAGCGCTTACAGGTTATCAAACTGGTGTGCTAATACAAAATCGTCAACAATCGCACAACATCACTACAGTTTCATAGAACATAGAGTATGAATTTCATAAGTGATGCAAACCTACATCAGAAGGCTAAAAGCAAGCGCCCCCTTTTACGCATCTTTAGTTCTGCATCCACAATGCATATTGATTACAGGGTACTTTCACATACTTCCAATACATTCACATAGTTCATGTTGGGAACTATGAAGGTCATTCTAGCCCGATGTTGCCCAGACAAACTAAACTTGGGAACCACATAGAAAGTGTCCTATGAACATTTGAGAGAGTAAGCAGCAAAGAACCGTATAGACTATTAGTGTCTAGCAGTCTTCTTTAGGCGCTTAGGGGGCCGCATTGCATCCTTCTTCAAATCATCTGGAGCTTTTAACTCAACAAGTGGCTGCAAGCGTGTTAAAAGTTCAATAATAGTGAGAATCCTTCTGTGAGGCATAAATTCAGCAAACATGATATACAGGACAAGAATCTTTGATGATAACGCACACCCATGAAAATTTCCATGTAGGAACAAGCTAAATATGGTGCCATGAAAATTAAGTTCAACTCTGAATCTCTAATCTGCAAAATTGCATTGAGCATCTGAACCCTTTTATGTATAACCATGAGACCATAACACATAATTAGGCAGAAAAGAAATGTCAACAAGTTCATTATTAGCTCAGAGCAAACATCTGAGGGAAAATCCTGTATTCCCAGCATCAAGTACTTACTAGAACACTtccaaaatatatacaaaaaaaaatgtgcaGACGAAATAACATCTAATCTGACTCCCTTTTTATATGATTATATCTAATTCTCAGTTCTTAGACTGTGCACCTTCTTAGACTGACTCTTTAGTGTTGGGACCAAGTTGCCGATACAAGATGTGGAATCACTTTCATCCCCACCTTCTAGTCCACAATGAAAACAAACAGACAATGAAAAAAGCTTTATTTTGCTTTATTATCATTTTGTAGAAACAAAACTTAATGACTATGTAGATCACTTGATCACTGATCACGAGTTATAGCAGGTATGATGTGTAATCATGCATCCATGCACATATCTTGATCAAATGAATAATATTAAGCAATGGAAATGTAGAAACAAGTACGAAAGCAAGGCATCTGACCTCATCCCCTTTTCGTTGAAGCTCCAAAAGCTCTTGACAGTATGAAAGGCACTCAGCATGGTACATAGCAGCTAACTCTTTGATCAATGACTTTCTTCTAATAATGCCAATCActtcaaaatttaaaaaaaaaatacaaaggtTAGAGTCACTATGAAGTTCAGTATACCCAGCCCACATAGAAAAACCTAAGAAGTCCAGCTTCTGTCATGAAAAATACACAACATACAAAGTTATACTGGGAAAGATCATTATTGGGTATGAAGACTATAGTTTCAAGTTGGTTTGCATAATCACTCTACGAGGTTCCATCCCTTAAATCAAACCCAATTACATCTGAGAGATCGAGCCATAAAATTGAACATCAATTATGAAAACAAAACGAAGGGATCACTTTTGCTTCATATCTCTCAGATAATTACTACAACACACCCTTTAGCCACAATGCAATTTCGATTACCCATGAACACAACTAGGGCCTAAGACAAAATTCGAAAGGCAAAGGTACAATTAATGACCTATCCTAGGTCTGCTTTGTCTTTCTAACCATTAGATTTCGACAATGTGAAAAAATTCCTGTTGAAAAGTCAAGTCCTAAACCCCAAATCCAATCTCAATTGTTGAAAATTTCACATCTTTGaacaaacccagaaaacaCAAACATAATCAGAGTCGAAATTCAATAgcaacgagagagagagagagagagagagttactTCGGCTGGGATCGAATGGGGGAGCAGAAACGGGAGGATCATGGGTTTGATTGGAGGGTGGTTGGTCATCAGAGGGAGTAGCTTCTTCGTCTTCGTCTTCTTGCTCTGGTTCTGCTTCTGGGTCTCCTtctccctcttcttcttcttcttcttcttcttcttcttcttcttcttcttcttcttcttcctgttGTTCTTGTTGGGATGATGGTTCTtcacattcttcttcttcttcttgacccaagttttcttcttcttcgtcttctagTTGTTGAGCCAAGTTTTCTTGTTGCTGATCCATTTGGGTTTTTTCCCAGGGAAGggcaaacacaatataatctgTCTTTTTATTCCATTAATAGCCAAGATCGGCCAAATAGGTctttttaaattataaaattacaTGACACAATTTGAGTATAAACACTTGAGTCAATCGTCTAATGTAGCATTTAATCGATCATCTAACTCATTTAATATCATATATTTCATAAATTTTTGGGCTTTTCTTATCTAGGACATGAATccgtaaatgtaattttatattttctaatgTGTCTAAAACACAAATTAtagtaatattatatatagacaGAATCAGCTACACAAAAGTCATTATATATCAGAAAATTAATATGCAAATCACATAATGGTGATGTCACATCTACACAGGCCTTTGAGTTATGCACAATTTGTTTTATCTTATGAGCAATTTTAGTAATATTACCTTCAGGCTTCGGCATTGAAAATCCTAATCAATTTTGTTGATATTAGTGATATGAACTAATGTCTAGGGATAAAAGGGCTCACAGTCATATGATAACAAAAGAAACACTGGTCACTTTACTTACTCATTTTCTGGATTCTATACTTAAAGTAATATCAGCTGAGGGTATAGAATCGAAGATCTTAATCAATTTTATtagtggcggatccagaatTCATAATTTGGGACGACTTGAATTTTTCCTCAACGGCCGAAGTGATAAAAATTTGTAGCGCATAAAATATTCAACTATAATATATTAACTGTATACCTTGTTGATGTGAAAATAGCAATTCATTCAAAATTATCATAAGTTTAGTCAATtgcaaaatgaaaattttggaattgatcaaaaaccttaatcaaaattattacacaatgaaaataaaatagattaattacatatcGAAGAAATCAAAGAAATTAGAAATAAGTGGAAAAATAGACACACAAATATACATTTGTTGGGATTTAATCTTGGGTGGGcttaatattaacaaaacttCAAAACCAAGCATGCAAAACTATACCATATAAATTCTTAGAGTGACGCACTAGATCCGCCCCTGAATTTTATTGATATGATGTTATGAACTAATGTATAGCCTAGGGATGAAGAGCTCGTACAATAGCAAAAAACCACTGGTCACTTTACAGTTTACATACTCATTTTCTGGATTTCATACTTGGGAAAATACATGGGGTATTTTGGTCATTGTACCATTAAAATTCTCGTGTAAAACCCATCGTCTTCAACCTTAAGACCAATAAAGTCATAAACCCTGAGAGCTTCAACCCAAAAATCTCCCCGCCACCACCATGAGCCTAATCGCCGGCACCTACGACAGATACGTATGGGGCTTCAAGCTCAAGCCCCAAAACACAGACCCCAATtccaaaaccctaaccctaacccCCCTCTTCACCTACCCCTCCCACCTCTCCGCCATCACCTCCCTCGCCACCGCCGGCTCCGTCGCCGCCTCCGGAGGCTCCGACGACACCATCCAGCTCTACGACCTCTCCCGATCCACCTCCATCGGCTCCCTCAGCGACCACTCCGCCACCGTCACCTCCCTCTCCTTCTTCACCCGCCCCGACCTCTCCGTCCCCCTCAACCTCGTCTCCGGCGACGCCGACGGCTCCTTCTGCATCTTCGAGGCCGACCCCTTCGTCCTCCTCAAGAGCCTCAAGCCGCATAAGAAGGCCATAAACGACTTGTCGTTGCATCCGTCTGGGAAGCTGGCTTTGACTGTGGGAAAAGATGAGTGCTTGGCTATGATTAACTTGGTGAGAGGGAGGAGGAGCTTTTATTGCAGGTTGGGCAAGGCGGCTAGCTTGGTGGACTTCAATGGTTCCGGAGATAAGTTCTATTTGGCTACTGAGGAGAAGGTGACTGTTCATGAGGCTGAGGATGCTAAATTGGTTTGCGAAATGGAGAATCCGAAAAGGGTTCTATGTGCTGAGCCCGCCGAGGTTTGTTTTTCGGTTACTTAAGCTCATTTTTTTGAAGTGTTATAGTATGTAGTTATTGCTGATTGAGTGTGTGATAGGTTGTAGGAATTGCTTCATTTGCAAGTTTTGTGTTTTCGGTGTGGCAGCATTTATACAGTTGATGTTTTCTGACTATGCAATACATGATCTTTGTGGGTTAGGTTTTGTGATGTTAAAGTTTTGATGTGTTTTGGCAGAATGGACTTTTGTTTACTGGTGGTGAGGATCGGGGTATAACGGCCTGGGATACAAACAGTGGGAAGGTTGCATATCACATTGAGGATGCGCATTCGGCTCGGGTGAAAGGGATAGTGGTGGTGAAAAGCAGTTCCGGTGAGGTGGACAATGAGGATCCATATCTTGTGGCATCTGGGTCGTCGGATGGGGTTATACGGGTTTGGGATGTTCGCATGGCTGTAAAGGATAATAAGCCGAATCCGTTGGCTGAGGCTAATACCAAATCAAGGCTTATTTGTCTGGCTGGATCAGCTGTTAAATGTAAGATTTCTGCTTGAGCTACATGTCCTTGTGTATCATCACGTACTAGTCTCTTTACCGAGTGATATATTGTTTGTTTCTAGGTTATCTTTCTTTGGTTCTCTTGTGTGGTATCTTTACCCCTTGTGATGATTTGTGAATTTCTTGTGCTAGAGTTTCATTTTCTCCCATCAACTACAGGTTTTGAATGGCATAATTCTTCTAGAATGACTGaaataccatactcttgataGTATATATGGTCTAGAACTACAATGTAAGAATATTCTGGATGAATCTGGTGAGCCTGTGAATTTGATGGGGTGGTTGATGTTATTGAAAGTATCCTATATAATCTAATATGGACTCTAAACATATGTTTAGGATCCCTTCTCTACACACTCACTTAAGATTAACCATAGTCCATAGCATCAGCAATATCGCAAGGACCATTAGGCAAGCAAGTACTGggtaaaattttaaattgattGAAAGAAGAAATCTATGGATCAGCAATATCTTGTATTGTGTCGAGATATGGTGAGTTTAATACTTCTAAGTTCTAACTGGATGCTGCAATGAGATTTACGGGTGTAGGACCTTTTATGTTTGTTATTGGTTTCTTATTTCTTCTCTATGAtgctttttgtattttttttcctttgatgATTCTTATTGGCTTATTGCTCTCTCATTTCTCTCAATGCAGCTTTCAAACAGCCAGAGCTTAGAAAAAGAGCTAAGAAAATGAAGCATGATGCAGAAGTTATATAACCAGATCAAACGGCTAACCCTTGAATATGGCTTCAGGATATGTAGAGGCGTTATTTCTGTGTACCAATGTGGTTCTTGGTATTTCCAGTAAACCTTAAATTTGAGATTTGTTTCTGAAGGGCCTGTGTTGTTCCAACATATCAATTTTGTCCCGGAACTTGTTTGTATCAGTATCAGTATCAATGTTAAAAGTATTTATTTGCCAGTTTGTCTTTCtcaatctcttttttttttagtttagaaTGAGGTTTGATACAAGTGTTTAGACTATTAAAGTACAAAGTTCTCTTTCTGTAAACAATGCTGGACAGAGACTGGAGAATATCATTCAgaattttttcttcaaaattgaTGCCCAAAATGCTCctcaaatgaagaaaatgagtaATTATTGATGTAAATCTATACATGTATCTGTATATTTGCTTCCTTGCTTTCAAGCTCCAGATTTCTTAACATTGCATATATTCCTTCTGATCTCGGGTGAGATCGGTCCGCTACTCGGAACTCATGTCGACGTCCATTTATCTCTACCCAGCTACAGCCTGGGGTTTTCTTAAGTCCCATATCCCTAAGTGATCTCCTGATATTTGCAACTTCATCCCACTTCCCAGCTGCAGCCTTTATATTGGCAAGCAATATAAGATTTCCAGCATTTTCTGGTTCCATAGTTATAAGCTTCTCAGCAGCAAAATCTGCAACTCCTGTGTCTGAATGCAGCTTACAAGCACTCAACAAAGGGCCCCAAACCCGAGCATCGGGTTTGAAAGGCATAGATTTTATGAGTTCACTTGCTTCATTGACTTCACCAGCACGCCCTAGTAGATCCGCCATACAAGCATAGTGTTCCTGGCTTGGTTTGTAaccatatatatcaatcatctCCTTGAAACACTTCTTCCCTTCTTGAACCAAACCAGCATTTACACAGGCCGTCAGAAGTCCAAGAAAGGTTACTTGATCTGGTTTGATGTACAACCCCTTCATTTGTTTGTACAGTTCAAAAGATCTATACCAGTCTCCGTGTTTTGCATAAGCCCCAATCATAGAGTTCCATGTGATCACATCTTTTTCATTGATGTTCTCTTCATCAAAAAGTTTCCGGGCCATCTCTATGCATCCACATTTTGCATAGCTGACTAGAAATGCTGTACTTATAGAAGAAAGCGCGTTAAGGCTAAGTTTCATTGAATAACCATGGAAGTATTTTACATTCTCCAGTGCTCCAAGATCCACACAAGCAGGCAAGATGTTGATGATTGTAATGAAATCGACCCCAACTCCATCAGATTTCATCTCAGAAAAGAGAGCAAGAGCATCAAGAGACCGCTCATGAGTCACATAACCTTTGATCATCGCACTCCACGAAACCACAGTCTTGTCCTTCACCATGTCAAAAATTCTTCTCCCACAACTTACACGATTGCACTCGCAGTACATGTCAATAAGAGAATTATGGACAGACACTTGATAATCCGAACCATTTCTTATCACATGAGCATGCATTTCTCTCCCCAACTCCGAAGCTCTCAACCTTGCAATTGAAGAAATCGCAGGAATTGCAGAAAACATATCAGCCCTAACCCCTGATCTCACCATGAATCTCAACAGCTCCAGTGCTTCCTCAGGTCTCCCATTTCGCGAATACCCCGATATCATTATATTCCAAACAACACAATCCCTCTCaggcatttcatcaaacaccaACTTGGC encodes:
- the LOC126787955 gene encoding pentatricopeptide repeat-containing protein At1g08070, chloroplastic-like, whose protein sequence is MILNPPHFPATKTRQPFSTLSSLLNLCTKPKTLLQLHARYVLYGRHQDPCLSSLLIHRYAALGLPSLSLNVFNSILSPTRLHYNAILTTLAESESTITFYNEMVMKGMYPDEGTYPYVLGSCSRFLDDSRMKARVHGHVVKLGLDSCDVVGRALADMYGNSGEFENEGKVCDEMPHCGFKSGDLVKWLRSSVDLKSLRVGKAVHCVAVVTNLCGDLSVNTALLSMYAKLGELECAKLVFDEMPERDCVVWNIMISGYSRNGRPEEALELLRFMVRSGVRADMFSAIPAISSIARLRASELGREMHAHVIRNGSDYQVSVHNSLIDMYCECNRVSCGRRIFDMVKDKTVVSWSAMIKGYVTHERSLDALALFSEMKSDGVGVDFITIINILPACVDLGALENVKYFHGYSMKLSLNALSSISTAFLVSYAKCGCIEMARKLFDEENINEKDVITWNSMIGAYAKHGDWYRSFELYKQMKGLYIKPDQVTFLGLLTACVNAGLVQEGKKCFKEMIDIYGYKPSQEHYACMADLLGRAGEVNEASELIKSMPFKPDARVWGPLLSACKLHSDTGVADFAAEKLITMEPENAGNLILLANIKAAAGKWDEVANIRRSLRDMGLKKTPGCSWVEINGRRHEFRVADRSHPRSEGIYAMLRNLELESKEANIQIHV
- the LOC126787960 gene encoding uncharacterized protein LOC126787960; its protein translation is MSLIAGTYDRYVWGFKLKPQNTDPNSKTLTLTPLFTYPSHLSAITSLATAGSVAASGGSDDTIQLYDLSRSTSIGSLSDHSATVTSLSFFTRPDLSVPLNLVSGDADGSFCIFEADPFVLLKSLKPHKKAINDLSLHPSGKLALTVGKDECLAMINLVRGRRSFYCRLGKAASLVDFNGSGDKFYLATEEKVTVHEAEDAKLVCEMENPKRVLCAEPAENGLLFTGGEDRGITAWDTNSGKVAYHIEDAHSARVKGIVVVKSSSGEVDNEDPYLVASGSSDGVIRVWDVRMAVKDNKPNPLAEANTKSRLICLAGSAVKSFKQPELRKRAKKMKHDAEVI
- the LOC126787964 gene encoding uncharacterized protein LOC126787964 is translated as MDQQQENLAQQLEDEEEENLGQEEEEECEEPSSQQEQQEEEEEEEEEEEEEEEEEEGEGDPEAEPEQEDEDEEATPSDDQPPSNQTHDPPVSAPPFDPSRMIGIIRRKSLIKELAAMYHAECLSYCQELLELQRKGDEPLVELKAPDDLKKDAMRPPKRLKKTARH
- the LOC126789595 gene encoding endoplasmic reticulum oxidoreductin-2-like, with protein sequence MVGEKSKGKRWGWAVGALIAVLVAVAFSSAPKIALFGSSNKPCNCTQGANKYSGMVEDCCCDYETVDRLNKEVLYPSLQELVKTPFFRYFKVKLWCDCPFWPDDGMCRLRDCSVCECPDNEFPESFKKPNHGLPLDNLICQEGKPEAAVDRTLDRKGFRGWTEIDNPWTNDDETDNAEMTYVNLQLNPERYTGYTGPSARRIWDAVYAENCPKYPSEELCDEERILYKLISGLHSSISVHIASDYLLDETTQTWGPNLSLMYDRVLRYPDRVRNMYFTYLFVLRAVTKAADYLEHAEYDTGNVTEDLKTQSLTRQLLYNPKLQAACPIPFDEAKLWKGQSGPELKLKIQKQFRNISALMDCVGCEKCRLWGKLQVLGLGTALKILFSVDGQANTHHNLQLQRNEVIALMNLLNRLSESIKFVQEMGPSAEIEAHASAPTSLNCPLQRMWASLFNSPAPNCPLQRMWKSISNMPPPSCPLQRMWKSISNTPPPSCPLQRMWASING